A genome region from Jeotgalibacillus aurantiacus includes the following:
- a CDS encoding flagellar biosynthesis protein FlhF, with protein sequence MKKVTAPSMPEAMKKVRAELGSDAVILNSKVIYTGGFLGLFKTKQIEVVAGIDQTEPAAAKESPALVQSPGHEKLEEEIRELKKLMVNMSASQNNRFQHLPSPVVHVLNDYQNQDLQDEWLLELGAYLHEKWKQESDNEKLADWALSYFLQPVDQLAHGGVLAEKKYISLIGPTGVGKTTTIAKMAAKLVVESKKKIAFITTDTYRIGAIEQLKTYAQLLNVPIEVVYKRQDFDEAAAKFSDYDHIFIDTAGRNYKEIQYVEDLMNTINFNEDMQTFLVLSMTSKLQDMQAVYSQFGDVELDGLIFTKWDESASVGPAYHLMTNSGLGAAYLTTGQAVPEDIKEATPSTIREFLKKGVNPYGSS encoded by the coding sequence ATGAAAAAAGTTACGGCGCCATCAATGCCTGAGGCGATGAAAAAAGTGCGTGCAGAATTAGGCAGTGACGCTGTTATTTTAAATTCAAAAGTCATTTATACCGGTGGATTTCTCGGTTTATTTAAAACGAAACAGATTGAGGTAGTGGCAGGTATCGATCAAACAGAACCCGCTGCTGCCAAGGAAAGCCCAGCTTTGGTTCAAAGTCCGGGTCATGAAAAGCTGGAAGAAGAAATCAGGGAACTGAAAAAATTAATGGTGAATATGTCCGCAAGCCAGAACAATCGGTTTCAGCATTTACCATCACCTGTAGTGCACGTGTTAAATGATTACCAAAATCAGGATCTGCAAGATGAGTGGCTGCTTGAGCTCGGTGCATACCTTCATGAAAAATGGAAACAGGAATCTGATAACGAAAAACTTGCTGACTGGGCTCTTTCTTATTTTCTGCAGCCTGTTGATCAGCTCGCGCATGGCGGTGTTTTGGCTGAAAAGAAATACATCAGTCTGATCGGTCCGACAGGTGTAGGGAAAACGACGACCATCGCAAAAATGGCAGCAAAGCTTGTAGTTGAATCAAAGAAAAAAATTGCTTTTATTACAACGGATACTTACCGCATTGGGGCAATTGAACAGCTGAAGACGTATGCCCAGCTTTTAAATGTACCGATTGAAGTCGTTTATAAGCGCCAGGATTTTGATGAAGCAGCAGCGAAGTTCAGCGATTACGATCATATTTTTATTGATACTGCGGGCAGAAATTATAAAGAAATTCAGTACGTTGAAGATCTGATGAATACAATCAATTTTAACGAAGACATGCAGACATTTCTCGTTCTTTCGATGACGTCTAAACTGCAGGATATGCAGGCTGTATACAGTCAGTTTGGGGATGTCGAGCTTGATGGGCTCATCTTTACAAAATGGGATGAGAGTGCAAGTGTCGGACCTGCCTATCACCTGATGACAAACAGTGGACTTGGCGCTGCCTATCTAACGACCGGTCAGGCAGTTCCTGAAGATATTAAAGAAGCAACCCCTTCCACGATTAGAGAATTTTTGAAAAAAGGTGTGAACCCGTATGGATCAAGCTGA
- the flhA gene encoding flagellar biosynthesis protein FlhA, whose product MKGKDLAILGSVILIIAMLVIPLPSWMLSVFIIINITLGLIVLLVSMNMREPLEFAIFPALILLLTLFRLGLNVSTTRAILSRGEAGGVVETFGTFVTGGNILVGIVVFIILIIIQFIVITKGAERVSEVAARFTLDAMPGKQMSIDADLNAGMINETEARERREKVGREADFYGAMDGATKFVKGDAIAGIIIVMINLIFGMVIGIVQMGMPLADAANQFSLLTVGDGIVSQIPALLISTATGIVVTRAASDGNLGQDITSQLFSFAPIMYVAAATIALLGIFTPISNLLTLPIAMILAVGGYMLSQSKKNEMEDPLEMEEETATDEMKSPESVVSLLNVDQIEFEFGYGLIPLADANQGGDLLDRIVMIRRQLALDLGLVIPVVRIRDNIQLQPNEYRLKIKGNEVAKGELLLDHYLAMSPGDDDSIDGIDTIEPSFGLPAKWIDESVKDQAEMLGYTVVDPPSVVSTHITEMIKGHADDLLGRQETKQLIDHLQQSYPILVEEVTPSPLSIGDVQKVLSKLLKENVSIRNLPVIFETLADYAKMTSDTDVLAEYVRQSLAKQITSQFAQPGDTLKVITLSGKVEKMTADNVQQTEHGNYLSLDPNDSQRILEAMAQQIEQLSLTEQTPIILCSPAVRMYIRQLTERYFPQIPILSYNELEANVEVQSVGVVTVD is encoded by the coding sequence ATGAAAGGAAAAGATTTAGCCATACTCGGAAGCGTCATCCTGATCATCGCGATGTTGGTCATTCCGCTGCCTTCCTGGATGCTCAGCGTATTTATAATAATTAATATAACATTGGGGCTCATTGTACTTCTTGTCTCGATGAATATGAGAGAGCCGCTTGAATTTGCGATTTTCCCGGCACTGATCCTTTTGCTCACTCTGTTCAGACTGGGTCTGAACGTATCGACAACACGAGCTATTTTAAGTCGGGGGGAAGCCGGAGGTGTTGTTGAAACTTTCGGTACGTTTGTTACCGGGGGAAATATTTTAGTCGGGATCGTTGTCTTTATCATCCTGATTATAATCCAGTTTATCGTTATTACTAAGGGGGCGGAACGTGTATCAGAAGTCGCTGCCCGTTTCACACTTGATGCGATGCCTGGTAAGCAGATGAGTATTGATGCTGACTTAAATGCGGGCATGATCAATGAAACAGAAGCGCGTGAACGCCGTGAAAAAGTCGGCAGGGAAGCTGACTTTTACGGAGCGATGGATGGTGCAACGAAATTCGTAAAAGGGGATGCAATTGCCGGTATTATTATCGTCATGATCAACCTGATCTTTGGTATGGTGATCGGGATTGTTCAAATGGGCATGCCGCTTGCAGACGCTGCAAACCAGTTTTCTTTACTGACTGTCGGAGATGGCATTGTCTCGCAGATCCCAGCACTGCTCATTTCAACGGCTACTGGTATCGTTGTCACCCGTGCTGCTTCAGATGGAAACCTCGGACAGGACATTACGTCTCAGCTGTTTTCTTTTGCGCCGATTATGTATGTTGCAGCCGCAACGATTGCCCTGCTCGGTATTTTTACACCGATCAGCAACCTGCTGACGCTTCCTATCGCGATGATTTTAGCAGTAGGTGGATACATGCTGTCTCAGTCTAAGAAGAATGAGATGGAAGATCCGCTTGAAATGGAAGAGGAAACCGCAACAGATGAAATGAAGAGTCCTGAAAGTGTCGTCAGCCTGTTAAATGTGGATCAAATTGAATTTGAATTTGGTTACGGTTTGATACCGCTTGCTGATGCGAATCAGGGAGGGGATCTGCTGGATAGAATTGTGATGATCCGACGTCAGCTGGCGCTCGACCTCGGTCTTGTTATACCTGTTGTCAGGATTCGGGATAACATACAGCTTCAGCCTAACGAATACAGGTTGAAAATTAAAGGAAATGAAGTCGCAAAAGGAGAACTTCTCCTTGATCACTATCTGGCGATGAGCCCCGGGGATGATGATTCAATTGATGGTATTGATACGATTGAACCTTCATTTGGACTGCCTGCTAAATGGATTGATGAATCTGTGAAGGATCAGGCTGAGATGCTTGGATATACAGTTGTTGATCCGCCGTCTGTTGTGTCAACTCATATTACTGAAATGATCAAAGGTCATGCTGATGACCTGCTCGGACGTCAGGAAACAAAGCAGCTGATCGATCATCTGCAGCAGTCCTATCCGATCTTAGTCGAGGAGGTAACGCCATCGCCTTTATCGATCGGAGATGTACAGAAGGTTTTATCAAAGCTGCTTAAAGAAAATGTTTCTATACGGAATCTGCCGGTGATTTTCGAAACGCTTGCTGATTATGCGAAAATGACGTCAGATACTGATGTGCTGGCTGAATACGTAAGACAATCTTTAGCAAAACAAATCACTAGTCAATTTGCCCAGCCGGGTGACACGTTAAAAGTGATCACATTATCAGGCAAAGTTGAAAAGATGACAGCAGATAACGTTCAGCAGACGGAGCATGGGAATTACCTTTCCCTGGACCCGAATGATTCACAAAGAATTCTTGAGGCAATGGCTCAACAGATTGAACAGCTCTCACTGACAGAACAGACACCGATCATTTTGTGTTCACCTGCAGTGCGGATGTATATTCGTCAGCTGACAGAGAGGTATTTCCCGCAAATTCCGATTCTGTCCTATAATGAACTCGAAGCGAATGTTGAAGTACAGAGTGTAGGGGTGGTGACGGTCGATTGA
- the flhB gene encoding flagellar biosynthesis protein FlhB, translating to MKLQLNLQFFAGEKTEKATPKKRLDSRKKGQVAKSQDVTTAIILFTVFLFLFFAGGWFRERMLNMVAVPLMDYIKRPVTLDSTMIVYGEMLTQVAWLVLPIMGVAAIGGIVGNYVQVGFLVATDPLKPQLSKLDPIKGFKRIFSARALVELLKSVLKISLVGLTTFLVIWFSIEEVLQLSLMPVAQTLITTGSLTVQMGLFASALLVLLSVLDYLYQKYDFEKNIRMSKQDIKDEYKNTEGDPLIKSKIKQRQREMAMKRMMSEIPDADVVITNPTHYAIVLKYKDGEFEAPVVVAKGVDFIAQKIKLIAKENDVIAVENRPLARALYDQAEIGDPIPEEFFKAVAEILAYVYRIKNKV from the coding sequence ATGAAGTTACAGTTGAATCTTCAGTTTTTTGCAGGTGAGAAAACGGAAAAAGCCACTCCTAAAAAACGTCTGGACTCGCGTAAAAAAGGCCAGGTTGCGAAGAGTCAGGATGTTACTACAGCGATTATTTTATTTACAGTATTTCTGTTTTTGTTTTTTGCTGGCGGCTGGTTTAGAGAGCGGATGCTGAACATGGTGGCGGTGCCGCTTATGGATTATATTAAACGTCCTGTTACGCTTGATTCAACGATGATCGTTTATGGTGAAATGCTCACGCAGGTTGCCTGGCTTGTACTCCCAATCATGGGCGTCGCGGCTATTGGTGGGATTGTTGGAAATTATGTTCAGGTAGGTTTCCTCGTTGCGACTGATCCACTGAAGCCGCAGCTCTCGAAGCTTGATCCGATTAAAGGTTTCAAAAGAATTTTTTCAGCAAGGGCACTTGTGGAACTTTTAAAATCAGTGCTTAAAATATCACTTGTAGGTTTAACGACTTTTCTGGTTATCTGGTTCAGTATTGAAGAAGTACTCCAGCTGTCGTTAATGCCTGTTGCTCAAACACTCATTACAACAGGTTCACTAACGGTTCAGATGGGATTATTTGCATCAGCATTGCTGGTCCTTTTGTCTGTTCTTGACTATCTTTACCAGAAATATGATTTTGAAAAAAATATCCGGATGTCAAAACAGGATATTAAAGATGAATATAAAAACACGGAAGGGGACCCGCTGATTAAATCAAAGATTAAGCAGCGGCAGAGGGAAATGGCGATGAAACGGATGATGTCTGAGATTCCGGACGCAGACGTTGTCATTACCAACCCGACCCACTATGCCATTGTTTTGAAATATAAAGATGGGGAATTTGAAGCCCCCGTAGTCGTTGCAAAAGGAGTCGATTTTATTGCACAGAAAATAAAATTGATTGCCAAAGAAAATGATGTCATTGCTGTTGAGAACAGGCCGCTGGCAAGAGCGCTTTATGATCAGGCTGAAATCGGTGACCCGATTCCTGAAGAATTCTTTAAGGCAGTGGCTGAAATTCTCGCTTACGTATACCGGATAAAAAACAAAGTGTAA
- the fliR gene encoding flagellar biosynthetic protein FliR, with amino-acid sequence MEELYPRLTILLLIVARVSAFFVTIPLFSHRTIPATHRIGMALLLSWMMYYTIDAEPFEINGEYILLIIKEAAIGLFIGLIAYIVLSAIQIAGNFIDFQMGFAIANVIDPQTGAQSPLTGQYLYTLSLLLLLALNGHHLIMDGIFFSYQFIPLDQATLNFGNPMTAELVIKAFAATFMIAFQMAAPVIATLFLVDVALGIVARTSPQFNIFVIGFPIKITVAFVVLIILMGVTFQVIQSLFDLMFVVMRDLMSVLGDGGS; translated from the coding sequence ATGGAAGAATTGTATCCAAGACTTACAATTTTGTTGCTTATCGTAGCAAGGGTTTCAGCGTTTTTTGTGACGATTCCGCTGTTTTCACACAGGACAATTCCTGCTACACACCGTATAGGAATGGCGCTTTTGCTTTCGTGGATGATGTATTACACCATTGATGCTGAACCATTTGAGATTAACGGGGAATATATTCTTCTGATCATTAAAGAAGCAGCCATCGGTTTATTTATCGGCTTAATTGCCTACATTGTTTTGTCTGCTATCCAAATTGCCGGAAATTTTATTGATTTTCAGATGGGCTTCGCCATTGCAAATGTTATTGACCCCCAGACGGGTGCGCAAAGTCCGCTGACAGGTCAGTACTTATATACACTGTCTCTTTTATTACTGCTTGCTTTAAACGGCCATCATTTAATTATGGATGGGATCTTTTTCAGCTATCAGTTTATCCCGCTGGATCAGGCCACACTTAATTTTGGGAATCCGATGACAGCGGAACTGGTCATTAAAGCATTTGCTGCAACCTTTATGATTGCTTTTCAAATGGCTGCCCCTGTTATTGCCACCCTGTTTCTTGTTGATGTGGCGCTTGGAATCGTGGCCAGAACGTCACCTCAGTTTAATATTTTTGTTATTGGATTTCCGATTAAAATTACCGTTGCCTTTGTTGTCCTGATTATATTAATGGGGGTAACATTTCAGGTGATTCAGTCTCTGTTTGACCTCATGTTTGTTGTAATGAGGGATCTGATGAGTGTTTTAGGGGATGGTGGGTCATGA
- the fliQ gene encoding flagellar biosynthesis protein FliQ gives MNGEMVISIAERGVYITLAISLPLMLVALIVGLLVSIFQATTQIQEQTLAFIPKIIAVMVALIFFGPWMLTQLVAYAEDIFTNLTRYIG, from the coding sequence TTGAATGGAGAAATGGTTATTTCCATCGCAGAACGCGGTGTTTATATTACACTGGCGATCAGTCTTCCGCTGATGCTGGTTGCGCTGATAGTAGGTCTGCTGGTCAGTATTTTTCAGGCAACAACTCAGATTCAGGAGCAGACGCTGGCCTTTATTCCGAAGATTATTGCCGTTATGGTGGCACTCATTTTCTTTGGACCTTGGATGTTGACGCAGCTTGTCGCCTATGCTGAAGATATTTTTACAAATTTAACACGGTACATAGGTTAA
- the fliP gene encoding flagellar type III secretion system pore protein FliP (The bacterial flagellar biogenesis protein FliP forms a type III secretion system (T3SS)-type pore required for flagellar assembly.), whose product MDEFIQFFNDSPPDDVATSVRLLLLLTVLSLAPGILILMTSFTRIVIVLSFVRTSLATQQMPPNQVIVGLALFLTFFVMAPVLSEVNERALTPLFNEEIDLETAYAEASIPFKEFMSEHTRQKDLELFLSYTEAERPETIQDIPLTVMVPAFALSEIKTAFQMGFMIFIPFLVIDMVVASILMSMGMMMLPPVMISLPFKILLFILVDGWYLVMQSLLQSF is encoded by the coding sequence ATGGATGAGTTTATACAGTTTTTTAATGACAGTCCTCCGGATGACGTCGCAACCTCCGTGCGGCTTTTACTGCTATTAACGGTCCTTTCACTGGCACCTGGCATACTCATTTTGATGACATCATTTACACGGATTGTGATCGTTTTGTCGTTTGTTCGGACATCACTCGCCACACAGCAGATGCCGCCAAACCAGGTAATTGTTGGACTTGCGCTGTTTCTTACTTTTTTTGTCATGGCGCCTGTACTCAGCGAGGTGAATGAACGTGCGTTGACCCCTTTATTTAATGAAGAAATTGATCTTGAAACAGCCTATGCAGAAGCTTCTATTCCTTTTAAGGAATTTATGAGTGAGCATACACGCCAAAAGGACCTTGAGCTGTTTTTAAGCTATACAGAAGCAGAAAGGCCTGAAACGATTCAGGACATTCCGCTGACGGTTATGGTACCGGCATTTGCACTCAGTGAAATTAAAACAGCGTTTCAAATGGGATTCATGATCTTTATTCCGTTTCTCGTCATTGATATGGTTGTTGCTTCGATTCTCATGTCCATGGGGATGATGATGCTTCCACCAGTGATGATTTCGCTGCCATTTAAAATATTATTGTTTATTTTAGTAGATGGCTGGTATCTCGTAATGCAGTCGTTACTTCAGAGCTTTTAG
- a CDS encoding flagellar biosynthetic protein FliO — translation MKKWFCIFLLLGIVMLGGEKFSYASPGNVSDCMGENPSAECAEQEIPSVGSSENSGTEINFMTFVRLIGALALVIVLLYGLLKFVNSKTRNFQQSKMIRNLGGTTLGGNRSIQIVKVAGSYYILGVGEDVQLIKEVTSEEEIEELEAFYDEKNHQAVQTSPLSNLLSVKKKIAGSQSAKASNESSFTKLFESQLKQQKEDRKRIFEKAKSKERNEDG, via the coding sequence ATGAAAAAATGGTTTTGCATTTTTCTCCTCCTTGGCATCGTGATGCTGGGAGGAGAAAAATTTAGTTATGCCTCACCGGGAAATGTTTCTGATTGTATGGGTGAAAACCCTTCAGCGGAATGTGCTGAACAGGAAATTCCTTCAGTTGGTTCGTCTGAGAACTCCGGAACAGAGATTAATTTTATGACATTTGTCAGACTGATTGGAGCGCTTGCGCTTGTCATTGTGCTTTTATATGGATTGTTGAAGTTTGTTAACAGTAAAACGAGAAATTTTCAACAGTCTAAAATGATCCGGAATCTTGGCGGTACAACACTCGGAGGAAATCGTTCCATACAGATCGTTAAAGTGGCAGGAAGCTACTATATTCTCGGGGTAGGTGAAGACGTTCAGCTCATTAAGGAAGTCACCAGTGAAGAAGAAATTGAAGAACTGGAAGCATTTTATGACGAAAAAAATCATCAGGCCGTTCAAACAAGCCCGCTGTCTAATCTGTTATCAGTTAAGAAAAAGATAGCAGGCAGCCAGTCGGCAAAAGCATCTAACGAATCATCGTTTACAAAGCTGTTCGAGAGCCAGCTTAAACAGCAAAAGGAAGATCGAAAGCGGATTTTTGAAAAAGCCAAGAGCAAGGAGCGTAACGAAGATGGATGA
- a CDS encoding response regulator, which produces MAKKILIVDDAAFMRMMIKDILTKNGFEVVGEAADGQQAVEKYKETSPDLVTMDITMPEMDGITALKEIKKMDSSAKIIMCSAMGQQSMVIDAIQAGAKDFIVKPFQADRVVEAISKAIG; this is translated from the coding sequence ATGGCAAAGAAGATATTAATCGTTGATGATGCAGCGTTTATGAGAATGATGATCAAGGATATTCTGACGAAAAACGGATTTGAAGTAGTCGGAGAGGCTGCTGACGGTCAGCAGGCTGTTGAAAAATATAAAGAAACATCACCTGACCTTGTTACGATGGACATCACGATGCCTGAAATGGACGGTATTACTGCGCTGAAGGAAATCAAAAAGATGGACAGTTCAGCAAAAATTATTATGTGTTCAGCAATGGGTCAGCAATCAATGGTTATTGATGCTATTCAGGCTGGAGCAAAAGACTTTATCGTTAAACCTTTTCAGGCTGACCGGGTTGTTGAGGCGATTAGTAAAGCGATAGGTTGA
- the fliY gene encoding flagellar motor switch phosphatase FliY: MMSDDMLSQDEIDALLKGTADEEDDTETKPADNEPNLSDYLDDMAIDALGEIGNISFGSSATALSTLLNQKVDITTPEVTVVKTETVSKSFPHPSAAINVHYTEGLKGNNLLVIKQQDAAVIADLMLGGDGTDPSGDLGEIQLSAVQEAMNQMMGSAATSMSTIFGAKVDISPPSIDLVNLDQSEGMHNLPDSEFVIQISFNLKIGTLIDSNIMQLIPLEFGQMIVDQLTGANQSQPDHEAAASSAVAERPAPAAVQEQPVQKQQPEPSRFAEEPVDDDRIQLNRERPAKTVDVQPAQFSQFDSPGLSAGESRNLNLLLDIPLSVTVELGRTKRSVQEILELTSGSIIELDKLAGEPVDILVNNRLIAKGEVVVIEENFGVRLTDIVSKSDRLNKLR; the protein is encoded by the coding sequence ATGATGAGTGATGACATGCTCTCCCAGGATGAAATTGATGCTTTGTTAAAAGGAACAGCTGATGAGGAAGATGACACAGAAACAAAACCTGCAGATAATGAACCAAATCTGTCCGACTATCTGGACGATATGGCGATTGATGCTTTAGGTGAAATTGGTAATATCTCGTTTGGAAGCTCAGCTACCGCTCTTTCCACACTTTTAAATCAGAAGGTGGACATTACTACACCCGAAGTAACGGTTGTAAAAACAGAAACAGTATCCAAATCATTTCCTCACCCTTCTGCTGCTATTAATGTGCATTACACAGAAGGTTTGAAAGGAAATAACTTACTAGTTATTAAACAGCAGGACGCAGCCGTTATTGCAGACTTAATGCTTGGAGGAGATGGTACGGATCCATCCGGTGATCTCGGGGAAATTCAGCTGAGTGCCGTCCAGGAAGCCATGAATCAGATGATGGGGTCTGCTGCTACATCTATGTCGACAATTTTTGGAGCAAAGGTGGATATTTCGCCGCCGAGCATTGATCTTGTAAATCTTGATCAGTCTGAAGGGATGCATAACCTGCCAGATTCAGAGTTTGTGATTCAAATATCTTTCAATTTGAAGATTGGTACACTGATTGACTCAAATATTATGCAGCTGATTCCGCTTGAGTTCGGTCAGATGATTGTTGATCAGCTTACTGGTGCGAATCAATCGCAGCCTGATCATGAAGCTGCCGCCTCATCTGCCGTGGCAGAACGACCGGCACCTGCAGCAGTGCAAGAGCAGCCGGTTCAAAAGCAGCAGCCGGAGCCATCCAGGTTTGCTGAAGAACCTGTCGATGACGATAGAATTCAGCTTAATCGTGAGCGGCCTGCTAAAACGGTTGATGTCCAGCCGGCACAGTTTTCACAGTTTGACTCACCGGGGTTAAGTGCTGGAGAGTCCAGAAACCTTAATCTTCTTCTTGATATCCCTCTTTCAGTCACGGTTGAGTTAGGAAGAACGAAGAGATCGGTTCAGGAAATTCTTGAATTGACATCAGGTTCCATTATTGAACTTGATAAATTGGCTGGTGAACCGGTAGACATTCTCGTTAATAACCGGTTAATTGCTAAAGGTGAGGTAGTCGTTATTGAAGAAAACTTCGGTGTTCGCCTGACTGATATTGTAAGTAAATCAGATCGCTTAAATAAATTACGCTAA
- the fliM gene encoding flagellar motor switch protein FliM, translating into MAGDILSQNEIDALLSAISTGEMSAEEIKKEEQEKKVKVYDFKRALRFSKDQIRSISRIHENFARLLTTYFSAQLRTFVQINVASVDQIPYEEFIRSVPKMTILNVYEIPPLDGKILMEINPNIAYAMMDRVLGGHGSSVSKVDNLTEIETKIMSTMFERAFDNLREAWGTVAEIDPILTDFEVNPQFLQVISPNETVVVISLNTVVGESTGMINICLPHVVLEPIMPNLSIKYWMQSEKKAIKPEEQLQLERRVKKADLVISAELGTSVMEIEDFLMLEVGDVLELNHRFDEPVTLKIGDVPKFTAQPGQLGKKIGVQIIEELKGGEDDDE; encoded by the coding sequence GTGGCTGGAGATATACTCTCTCAAAATGAAATTGATGCATTATTATCAGCTATCTCTACCGGGGAGATGTCTGCAGAAGAAATTAAAAAAGAAGAGCAGGAAAAGAAAGTTAAGGTCTATGACTTTAAAAGGGCGCTTCGTTTTTCAAAGGACCAGATCCGGAGTATCTCCCGGATCCATGAAAACTTTGCCCGACTGCTCACTACATATTTCTCTGCGCAGCTCCGGACATTTGTTCAAATAAATGTGGCCTCGGTGGACCAGATTCCTTATGAGGAATTTATCAGGTCCGTGCCAAAAATGACGATTTTAAATGTTTATGAGATTCCGCCGCTTGATGGGAAAATTCTGATGGAAATTAACCCGAATATCGCTTATGCGATGATGGACCGTGTGCTCGGCGGACATGGATCCAGTGTAAGTAAGGTCGATAATCTGACTGAGATTGAGACAAAAATCATGTCCACTATGTTCGAACGGGCTTTTGATAATTTGAGAGAAGCTTGGGGAACGGTTGCAGAAATTGATCCGATCCTGACCGATTTTGAGGTAAATCCTCAATTTTTACAAGTCATATCGCCTAACGAAACGGTTGTCGTGATTTCACTCAACACAGTCGTTGGTGAATCAACAGGTATGATTAATATTTGTCTCCCGCATGTGGTGCTTGAGCCGATCATGCCAAACCTGTCCATTAAGTACTGGATGCAGTCAGAAAAAAAGGCAATCAAACCGGAAGAACAGCTTCAGCTTGAGCGCCGTGTGAAAAAAGCAGATCTTGTTATTTCAGCAGAACTTGGTACATCAGTGATGGAAATAGAAGACTTTCTGATGCTTGAAGTTGGGGATGTGCTCGAACTGAATCACCGATTTGATGAGCCGGTTACGCTGAAAATTGGCGATGTGCCAAAGTTTACAGCACAGCCGGGACAGCTTGGTAAGAAAATTGGTGTTCAGATTATTGAAGAATTGAAAGGAGGAGAGGACGATGATGAGTGA
- the fliL gene encoding flagellar basal body-associated protein FliL, with the protein MKNKLLMIMLIILVSITLIGVIAVVVFNQLASDGEEGEEEAVELSVEEIAEATVSIPEVTTNINGDNFARVTVSIQTDSKEAAEELTQLEFMVKDILIGELSEMSKADLEGSAGKDAFKEIIKNRVNEFMHEGEVLQVYTTDIVVQ; encoded by the coding sequence ATGAAGAATAAGTTGCTGATGATTATGCTCATCATTCTTGTATCGATCACACTCATAGGTGTTATAGCAGTCGTTGTGTTTAATCAGCTGGCTTCTGACGGTGAAGAGGGCGAAGAAGAAGCTGTTGAACTTTCTGTTGAAGAAATAGCGGAAGCGACCGTGAGTATTCCGGAAGTGACCACAAACATTAATGGTGATAATTTTGCCAGAGTGACGGTTTCAATTCAGACAGACAGCAAAGAAGCAGCAGAAGAACTGACGCAGCTTGAGTTTATGGTGAAGGATATCCTGATTGGTGAACTTTCAGAAATGTCTAAAGCGGACCTAGAAGGAAGTGCAGGAAAAGACGCCTTTAAAGAAATTATTAAAAACAGAGTGAATGAATTTATGCATGAAGGCGAAGTTCTTCAGGTGTATACGACAGATATTGTCGTCCAATAA
- a CDS encoding flagellar FlbD family protein has protein sequence MIQVRRLNGKEFMINAIYVETVEAFPDTTITLTNGKKYIVRNSMEEVQEQIRSFYRSIHVLNLSQLKGDDDDEE, from the coding sequence ATGATTCAAGTAAGAAGATTAAATGGAAAAGAGTTTATGATAAACGCCATTTATGTTGAAACAGTAGAGGCTTTTCCTGACACCACGATTACTCTGACTAATGGGAAAAAATATATAGTGAGAAACTCCATGGAGGAAGTACAGGAGCAGATACGATCATTTTACCGGTCAATCCATGTACTAAATTTGAGTCAGCTGAAAGGAGATGATGACGATGAAGAATAA